Sequence from the Acropora muricata isolate sample 2 chromosome 10, ASM3666990v1, whole genome shotgun sequence genome:
CCGGTCTCCCGGACGGGTTACCAAATCTTCCGGATAAAAGCGACTTCgaacctttgcaccactgtaACCTAACTTtctgtctccaaatgtaccctaatcaaaacaatttcggtttTTTTAAACTCACCTCGCCGTTTCTGTAAGGTTGAGGTGAACATTGAAAACTCTAAGTTGATTTGGGGGTATAGAGGTCGATTTGATAGAGAAGAGGGGTCATCGCCTTtttattggggggggggggggtagttCGATTCCGAggtgttataaaagaaaaatctccacaATTTCATGTCATCAAAGTGGGCAAATTCTCGACCTTGACGAGATATCTAGGAAGAGAGCGGCCTGGGGAAGGAAACATCGACAAAACGGCTGCAAAGAAGACCACAGATGATGAGCCTAAGGcgagaatgttttttttgcttACGTCATTTTTGAACAGTGAAAAAGCTCTTGATCAAGAGAAGGGTGGTGGCTGCGGAGGAATGATAGCGTGCAAGCGTTATGAATTGCAGCAACGAAAAGAATAAATGATAGAGGAAATGGCTTTTAAAGGCAACTTTCAAGTTACATTTAAAATTAAAGAAGGACGTTTATGCCCGCGTTACTTACAATAAGTGGAAAGTCGACGACTTGCATGCTGTTTTGTTTAATTACGTCCAaacatattaataataataataataataataataataataataataataatttaatttacttaTATAGCGCTTTATATGCGTTATTCTAAAGCGCTTTACATGAAAACATGGTCTTATTCCGTATCACAGCTTGCGTCCCTCCCAGTTTCAACTGTTTCGGCATGCACTCTGAGCAAGGCAGAAGTGCCAGAAAAATCTAATCTAATTTAAAAATGTCTTTTGACCTAGACATTCATATCACGAGTTTATGTGAGCAGCAGATCGTATCGTACGATTATTTCAACAAAGAGTAGATCAAATTTTCAAGTCATGTGCCCCTAAGTATTGCGTAGAATGGTGTTGTTTACACTTCTCCTCGTGATGTCTCGCCCGATATCGTGTTGTGTGTGAAAAACATCGGACCATCGAAATCAAAATTAGTAAAAAGGATCAGGCGATAAGAAAGGTTTGTTTTGTGAAGAGAATTATAGCACAGCTTCAAAATTAcgggaaaaaattaaaatagaacaGAACACTATGGGGCGCCAAAGTGGACATAAATGCTAATTggaaaaaaagctttctaattCACAAATTTTTTAATCCAGCCACGCTTCGTCAACAGTTCAAAACAAGCCTCGAAATATTTGGCACTAAATTAAATAACTTTCGCGCCCACCATACATATTTcaggaaacatatgtttgcataataataagaaaggttttttttttaattagcagggattttattttttcagcatgtaaattttgaaaagggaatGTATTTTCCTGCAATCAGCACGCATTCTTTAACATTGAAAAGCAAGTACAAAAACGAGCGTACTGAATATTTTACCAAGTTACCTCTAAGTTTATAATATGAGAACAAAAATCTAAGTTGAGAACGTAAATTTGTGaattagaaagctttttttccttttatgtCCGCTTAACATTTATGTTCGCTTTGGCGCCCCATAGTTTCCCCTCCCACCTCCTGTCGGGTTGCTTTTGTTACTCTCCTGAGTGATTTTCACGTGACGGGTGACAGAACAACATAAATACAACGGAGGAAAATTTTGTGTGTTATCGCCGGAAAATAGCCATGTAAGAAAGGAATTTTTAATACCTTAACTAAGAAAACAATTTAAACGTGTATCTGGCTCCTCAACACTAAGGTAAGAAATATCGTGCAATCGTGGTGCATAGTGCTTACTTCTGTTGAGGAAGTAAGTTGAAATTTAATGATTTCATTACACTCTTCAAGAACTTTAACCGACTTCTCCCTCAACAGATACCTAATTCACAATGGCAGAATTGATTAAGGCCAAGTGTAATTTGACATGGAGAACAAGAATCTGCTATGGCGTCGGTCATATCTTGAACGATTTATGCGCTTCAATGTGGTTTACTTATTTCCTCGTCTACTTTCACAAGGTTGTGGGGTTTTCTAATATTGCAGCTGGTTCCCTTCTGTTGATTGGACAAGTCGCCGATGCTGTAGCAACACCACTTGTAGGAATTGAATCTGATAAGACCGGTGAATGTAGATACGGCCGGCGGAAAAGTTGGCATCTCGTTGGTGTCTTGTGTGTGGCTTTATCATTCCCCTTTGTTTTCAACCTTTGCATTGACTGCAAAGATGCATCTTACGGGGCTCAGTTCATTTACTACGTACCTTTCATAGTGGTATTCCAGTTTGGCTGGGCATCTACACAAATCTCCCATTTGAGCTTGATTCCAGAACTGACTGATCACGAAAGTGATAAAGTCACATTGAATGCAATTCGGTGAGCTGTACATGTAATGAATCTTTATTATGGTGCCATTTACCCCATAGCACTTAAATTACGTAACAAGTAGTTATGTCATTTTAATGGTCTTCAACTTAATGATGGTGAAATTAATATCCAAATAATTCGTAATGCCGGGTCTtcgaaaagcaaaataaaaggaaagtACCGGTTGGACCTTTAAACTATGGAAACAAGTTTAACAGGATGTACCTACCGGTAATTATTTATGATGATAGAGGCATTTGCAACTGCTGGGTGACTTTAAGTCATCGACTGAGATAAGTATTGACCCATATTGTCAGTGTGAAGTGTGAACAGCaggaattatttcatttttggagAATAAATACACAGCATTCATGAAAAGCATTTCTCAAACACCCCTACCAGTTAGGTTCATATTTGCATAAAATCCTCAAACATTATGAGGGTGAAACAAGGAAGTTACTGGTCCAAACTGTTAACCCGCATTGTGCTTTCTTTTTGAGAGTTGGCATAGAATCTGACTTTGCAGTAAATCAATCCAGCTTCCATCTTCCATATCAAATTTGATGATCCTCCCTTAGAAGTCATGTGTCCTGGTGATAAGTATATGTAAAAAATTCAAAGGTAGATTTCATATTTTTGGTGTGGCACTTAATAAATTGACAATCTTTGAGGTCCCCTCGgactctttttcaaagcaagtctacatgcaaaatttgtgttatgataattagttcttctttcaatatgaataaaaacaaagacCTCCCACTCAGACTTTGAAATAGCGGTGGAAGTGAatttggaaatggcctatttagtTTTACAAAATTGTTTGATTGGACAAGATCAATTGCATAATTATTCCATCTCAGAGCAGCAGTCATTGTTATTAACTTAAAGTCACAATGATGTAACTTATATTGGAAACATGCTGTTATTATGCAATCTCAGTGCtagaatataattattttaatagtaaCGAATTCAACTTTTACATGTACACATCTGTGTAGGTATGCAGGCACAGTTTCCTCCAACATTTTTGTGTTCCTGGTCACTTGGATTCTCATTTCCACAGAAGGCCAAGGATCTGAGAGAGTTACTCGGTCAGATTCAACAGCTTTCACAGTGAgttaaaatgattttgtttttaacttaaGTTAGTTAAATTAAATCACACAATGAGTCATTTCCTCATGCTGATGTGTGATAGCGGAATTATTATTTCACTCTTATCACATGAATTCCTGGAATTCCCAGTCAACTTGCTAGAGACTGACATGgatgaaaataatgaaaacaagaaaaatcagaCAAAAAACAAATTCTTCTTGTGAAATGACTTGAAATCTAATATATAATTAACCAAACTTCCATTAGTCTTTCTGGTGATCTAAAGGGCTGAGCTGTAACAGTGCTAAggctttttgtttcatttatttttcagCATATTGTTTTTATTGTGGTTGGAACTGGTGTTCTATTCATGATGATTTTCCATATTGGAGTGAATGAGCCAGCAAGGAGCTGCACAAATTCTCTGGCATCTACAAAGAAAGGTAGCAAGAGATGTGCACGCAATTGGACCAGTTGGTTTAAGGAAGTGCAGTTTTATCAGGTCAGTATCACAAAATATGAGCCAcctgtttctttattttatgttttgaTTATTGACCATGAAATTAGCATAAAAATTTGAGGATAAATATCAGTGAAGTGAGAGTTGCACTACAAAATTTCTTCTTAGTAACAAAATGACAAATTATTTTGTCAAAGCTTAATGAAAAATGTTGTGCACGCAGCTTGATATGCGTTATTCATGATAAAATAATATGTGGGATGTTGGACCTTCACAATGGATTTTTGGCACCTGTTAGATCCGTGTATCTGTGTATGTTCAGGGAACAAGGATTGCTTCGATGACACTTATTACTACTATGGAAATAAAAAGGGTATTGGTCTTGCAGGTATATTGAGCATGAATATCATTCTGGATTAAACATTTTGCTCTGACCCAGTTGTAGAATAGTCAAGGACTGTACTCATGTGTTGAATATATAACCATGTGACACTCATAAGTGAGAAAACTGGCATGCTATAGTTGCATGCTATTTACCCTCATATGCAAGATAATGTGTCTCTCTCTACAGGTAGCTGCTCTGTACATGTGTACACGTCTCATCGTCAATATTACTCAAGTTTACATTCCCATGTACACTTTGGAAACTTTGTCTTTGAGCAAGGTTGGTGTAAAATGATGCATGAAAGTGCATTTGAAAATGTTGATATTTAAATACTATTTCATGAAAGTAACGGTGATCTGCATAGTGCATAATTATAGTTCCATGTCCTGTGCAGATTACTGTCTGATGTGACTGGTTTACTTGCAAATATGAGCAGTATATTCTGTgtgaattattaattattaattgaCTTGTAATATTATGCAATCATCTGATATCTTGGTCCCCTACTGGCAccacaaaaccaaaaaccaGTGCAAGTAGCAAATAGGTCGTTTTTGATGTTTTGTACTGCACTGCATTTATAAATGCTGATACAAAGGTGATAATAGAGGTCAACTAATATCAATAGCTATGTCAGATTCACAGCTAGCAAAATGAATCCCAACATGTGGTTTATATGATGCcctgatcttttttttttgttttgctttttttttttaatattagccACTCTAGCATTTTATGTATCATATGTACTGTTGGTCTCTAACAGTTGTAAAGAGGTAAACAGGAAGGCAACATGAAGTTGCAGTGTTAAAGTATTTGCCCACTCAGTTGATTATCAAATACTGAGAAGTACAAGATCCATTGTACAGTATATATACTTTACAATTTTCACTCTGTACAGTATGATAAACTGAAAAATGTGGCATTaaaccatttttttattatatgctTTTGCAGGATACCATTGCCAAAATACCACTAATTGTCTATATTAGTGGTTTCTTGTCAACATTTCTTTCTAAACCTCTCAACAAATGCTATGGAAGAAAGGTAATTTGGTGGAGTAAACATAATGCACCACTGTTTTTTCGAACAAGGTTAAAAAGTGGAAATTGGCTATCACAATGGTAAAATTGTTGTGGAAAATCTCACAAAGGGATGTAGTTCCACTGACTTGAAACTAAACTTCCATTGGGAAATGTTTGTTCATGGTGCATTTGTTTTGATTAAATGTTGATAAAAATGGCATATTTTATTCTTCAAGGGTACCTTTCTGATTGGCCTTCTCCTTATCGCTGGCACAAGGTATGTTTGTGCAGAGTACTCTTTTCTTTGTCAAAATTTTGTATTGAGAATTGTGTGTACATGATGTGCGCGAAAACAGAAAACCTGGTtacctacccccccccccgaacCCCAGCCAATTAATACTGGCTTTGGCAGCCatctattttaatttaatttcattttcttggGGAATTCAGAAGTATAGGTCTTACTGCGCTTTTCTCGGTTTTCATGGACGTGCTTTGGATTCAAGGCAGCACACCTTGGTCTAGGTGGTGTCTTGAGTGTTTGCCTATTCAACTAAACCATTTTGCTAGTACTCAGCAGTAGGTTCCTTTCTGTTTGTTACATTTTCTGTTTGCTGTGATATTCAATTGAACATCAACAAACAGTATTGTTCCTTTAGTTGCCATTTTATTGCCATGAAACCTTGATTATCTGCCTCTGACTTTTTGATATTTGTATCACTTTCCAATAAGTAATTTATTATTTGATGCATGAATGCACTGCTTCTCTTACAGTTTGGATCATTAACAATTATATTTATGTTGCAACCCTTTCTTATCCAAAGCTATACCTCTCTGAGCACACATGTTTATTacactgtgacataatgagattcacagtacttcacaatagacatcacaaagtgtcctgttcttcatgcattgcaaaaccattactattttgttaaggattagggttagggaaaactttgtgatgtctatcacaaaaaatcatgaatctcattatgtcacagtattggataACCCTCTACCATGTGAGCAGAGGATTCCACTGCTTTCAGAGTATGGCTGACTGGGGTTTGATTGTACCACCTGCATGTACAAGATGTATGTCAACAAGCCATTTTGGCTCAGCTGGCCTGAATTTATCCTGTTTCCATAGCAACTGCAAGTATTGCTATCCCTACCCCCTTTCCTCTGGACAGGAAGGCAGAGATGACGGAGTGAAATCACTTGTCTAACTAGATACCCAGATCAGCAAGCGACCACACCTCCTTAGTTTtaattgttccttttattttatttgttaactTTTGTAGTAAACAATTTCATTCACAGTGTATGGATGTGGTTTCTGGGAAAACACCAGCTTGATGCCATGTATGGTGTTGCTATATTACTGGGTACTGGTGGCTCAACCCTTCTTGTTACTGCTTTGACCATGTTGGCAGATCTTATTGGAGAAAATGTGGTAAGTTAGAGTTTCTCTAATTAGGGGACTAGAAacaaatggctgaattttcttgcacttttcTTTAGCACTAGTGATACTTGAaggagattttcaaaatgtcatcACAGAAATTTCTATTCTTTGAAAGACAAAATATCAGCACTCTGAGTTGCTCAAGTCTGCAAGTTTGACGATGTCAAACTCCAGTGTCATGGAGCTTTGAAAGTCTTTTTTTATATTGCATAGGTAGAAGTTAGTGACGTCATCTCTTTTGTTTAATCATGCATTGATTTACTTGTTTTATATTTATGTAAAACATAAGATAAAATAACATGATAGTATAAAAAGTATAATTATTAAATGAATGAATCCAACCTAATAAATGAAAGAGcattaaatttaaatttgtctaaattatgcatcagtcaattccaacTGCACCCTGTCCCCCCCCCCTCCCGTCTCCGGGCTAACCCCCTggaattttccttgttttgtt
This genomic interval carries:
- the LOC136888536 gene encoding major facilitator superfamily domain-containing protein 12-like isoform X2 — its product is MAELIKAKCNLTWRTRICYGVGHILNDLCASMWFTYFLVYFHKVVGFSNIAAGSLLLIGQVADAVATPLVGIESDKTGECRYGRRKSWHLVGVLCVALSFPFVFNLCIDCKDASYGAQFIYYVPFIVVFQFGWASTQISHLSLIPELTDHESDKVTLNAIRYAGTVSSNIFVFLVTWILISTEGQGSERVTRSDSTAFTHIVFIVVGTGVLFMMIFHIGVNEPARSCTNSLASTKKGSKRCARNWTSWFKEVQFYQVAALYMCTRLIVNITQVYIPMYTLETLSLSKDTIAKIPLIVYISGFLSTFLSKPLNKCYGRKGTFLIGLLLIAGTSVWMWFLGKHQLDAMYGVAILLGTGGSTLLVTALTMLADLIGENVETGAFVYGAMSFTDKLSNGITVQLIQIFHPCNGKGSLCRSRRYRA
- the LOC136888536 gene encoding major facilitator superfamily domain-containing protein 12-like isoform X1 gives rise to the protein MAELIKAKCNLTWRTRICYGVGHILNDLCASMWFTYFLVYFHKVVGFSNIAAGSLLLIGQVADAVATPLVGIESDKTGECRYGRRKSWHLVGVLCVALSFPFVFNLCIDCKDASYGAQFIYYVPFIVVFQFGWASTQISHLSLIPELTDHESDKVTLNAIRYAGTVSSNIFVFLVTWILISTEGQGSERVTRSDSTAFTHIVFIVVGTGVLFMMIFHIGVNEPARSCTNSLASTKKGSKRCARNWTSWFKEVQFYQVAALYMCTRLIVNITQVYIPMYTLETLSLSKDTIAKIPLIVYISGFLSTFLSKPLNKCYGRKGTFLIGLLLIAGTSVWMWFLGKHQLDAMYGVAILLGTGGSTLLVTALTMLADLIGENVETGAFVYGAMSFTDKLSNGITVQLIQIFHPCNGKGSSTCLQCDRYYREVMVFVTAGATVFSLVVLLTMIKKRIGEFKDCVEVDVTGREALVGDASSVSTRVQSYDNGCTKSHCPVYEPNSNYGAIHTRTSDTPFSIQNESMKSGECKPKCER